From the Jatrophihabitans endophyticus genome, one window contains:
- a CDS encoding nitrite/sulfite reductase has protein sequence MSARRDVEPRSVPKKAQGQWALGYREPLNKNEQGKKDDDPLNVRQRILDIYSKQGFDSIDPGDLRARFRWFGLYTQRQEGIPGGKTATLEPEELDAEYFMLRVRIDGGALTAQQLAVVADISSTYGRDVADVSDRQNVQLHWIRVEDVPAIWEKLEAVGLSTTEACGDCPRVMLGCPLEGVATDAVLDAGPALRATVDKYVGDPRFSNLPRKFKTSISGCASHCTNHEINDVAFVGVVGPDGTPGFDVWVGGGLSTNPRFAERLGVFVTSEEVPEVWEGVVSIFRDYGYRRSRNHARIKFLMADWGPEYFRQTLETEYLGRALPDGPAPESSPSHRDHVGVVPQVDGLVAIGATTRAGRTSGTALAGLAALAEKYGRGAGGPRVRLTAQQGVVVLDIHPDDADTVVDELRGLGYEARPSAFRRGTIACTGIEFCKLALVETKGRAEAIREEMERRLPDFDTPVTINVNGCPNSCARFQVADIGFKGMITKGADGADSEAFQVHLGGQMGTEAEFGRKFRGLKVTAAEAPDYIERVLTGYLERREGGEPFAAYVSRADEAWLL, from the coding sequence ATGTCCGCGCGACGCGACGTCGAACCCCGTTCCGTTCCGAAGAAGGCCCAGGGTCAGTGGGCCCTGGGCTACCGCGAGCCGCTGAACAAGAACGAGCAGGGCAAGAAGGACGACGACCCGCTCAACGTCCGGCAGCGGATCCTCGACATCTACTCCAAGCAGGGCTTCGACAGCATCGACCCGGGTGACCTGCGCGCCCGCTTCCGCTGGTTCGGCCTCTACACGCAGCGGCAGGAGGGCATCCCCGGCGGCAAGACCGCCACGCTGGAGCCCGAGGAGCTCGACGCCGAGTACTTCATGCTGCGGGTGCGCATCGACGGCGGCGCCCTGACCGCGCAGCAGCTGGCGGTCGTCGCCGATATCTCGAGCACCTACGGCCGCGACGTCGCCGACGTCAGCGATCGGCAGAACGTGCAGCTGCACTGGATCCGCGTCGAGGACGTCCCGGCGATCTGGGAGAAGCTCGAGGCGGTCGGCCTGTCGACGACCGAGGCGTGCGGCGACTGCCCGCGCGTGATGCTCGGCTGCCCGCTCGAGGGCGTGGCGACCGACGCCGTGCTGGACGCCGGACCCGCCCTGCGCGCCACGGTCGACAAGTACGTCGGCGATCCGCGGTTCTCGAACCTGCCGCGCAAGTTCAAGACCTCCATCTCCGGCTGCGCGAGCCACTGCACGAACCACGAGATCAACGACGTCGCCTTCGTCGGTGTCGTCGGACCCGACGGCACGCCCGGTTTCGACGTGTGGGTCGGCGGCGGCCTGTCGACGAACCCACGCTTCGCCGAGCGGCTCGGCGTCTTCGTGACGTCCGAAGAGGTGCCCGAGGTGTGGGAGGGCGTCGTCTCGATCTTCCGCGACTACGGCTACCGCCGCAGCCGCAACCACGCCCGCATCAAGTTCCTCATGGCCGACTGGGGTCCGGAGTATTTCCGGCAGACGCTCGAGACCGAGTACCTCGGCCGCGCGCTGCCCGACGGCCCGGCCCCCGAGTCGTCGCCGAGTCACCGTGACCACGTCGGCGTGGTGCCGCAGGTCGACGGGCTCGTGGCGATCGGCGCCACCACCCGGGCCGGTCGCACGTCCGGCACGGCGCTGGCGGGCCTGGCGGCGCTCGCGGAGAAGTACGGCCGTGGCGCGGGCGGCCCGCGGGTACGCCTCACCGCCCAGCAGGGCGTCGTCGTGCTCGACATCCACCCCGACGACGCCGACACCGTGGTCGACGAGCTGCGCGGGCTGGGGTACGAGGCCCGCCCCTCGGCGTTCCGCCGCGGCACCATCGCGTGCACGGGCATCGAGTTCTGCAAGCTGGCGCTGGTGGAGACCAAGGGCCGGGCCGAGGCGATCCGCGAGGAGATGGAGCGGCGGCTGCCCGACTTCGACACCCCGGTCACGATCAACGTCAACGGCTGCCCCAACTCCTGCGCCCGCTTCCAGGTGGCCGACATCGGCTTCAAGGGCATGATCACCAAGGGCGCCGACGGCGCCGACAGCGAGGCCTTCCAGGTGCACCTCGGCGGCCAGATGGGCACCGAGGCGGAATTCGGGCGCAAGTTCCGGGGTTTGAAGGTGACGGCAGCGGAGGCGCCCGACTACATCGAGCGCGTCCTCACCGGTTACCTCGAACGTCGGGAAGGGGGCGAGCCGTTCGCGGCCTACGTGTCGCGGGCGGACGAAGCATGGTTGCTCTGA
- a CDS encoding putative leader peptide, translated as MTTDAAPCAGLRTPRLTERRHIDLLRVVTAACPA; from the coding sequence ATGACGACCGACGCGGCGCCCTGCGCCGGGCTGCGCACCCCGCGCCTCACCGAGCGTCGTCACATCGACCTCCTGCGGGTGGTCACGGCGGCCTGTCCGGCCTGA